The proteins below come from a single Aegilops tauschii subsp. strangulata cultivar AL8/78 chromosome 6, Aet v6.0, whole genome shotgun sequence genomic window:
- the LOC109754862 gene encoding protein LYK5 yields the protein MAAPPRKRGLAFRTAALALLAILAVARGQQQYEANAQTNCYGRNGSSVLGYTCNATAAAAPCATYVVFRSSPPYYGTAVSISYLLGSDPAAVADANGVPTVSPLADSRLVLAPVPCGCSPRGYYQHNSSHTIQFRGETYFIIANNTYQGLTTCQALLAQNPRHGSRDLVAGNNLTVPIRCACPSPAQAAAGVRHLLTYLVMWGDSVSAIADRFRVDTQAVLQANNLTASEIIFPFTTLLIPLKSAPTPDMLVSRAPPPAPAPPQAQQPPASSSGKWIAVGVGVGVGVLALAGLIGLILLCVRRRRPRPGVGERSRGSKVILDVPSSADYDALASGKHTSSAMTTSSSSSALVSSDARAAVESLTVYKYSDLEKATAGFSEDRRVKNASVYRAEFNGDAAAVKRVAGDVSGEVGILKRVNHSSLVRLSGFCVHHGDTYLVFEFAENGALSDWLHGGGATLVWKQRVQAAFDVADGLNYLHHYTNPPCVHKNLKSSNVLLDDDLRAKVSSFALARSVPMGADGGDAQLTRHVVGTQGYLAPEYLEHGLITPKLDVFAFGVILLELLSGKEAAFDGGDKRGETLLWESADGLVVDGEDARGKVRAFMDPRLSGDYPLDLAVTVASLAVRCVAREPRGRPSMDGVFVTLSAVYNSTLDWDPSDCGNSRSSIMGR from the coding sequence ATGGCCGCTCCGCCGCGCAAGCGGGGGCTCGCCTTCCGCACGGCGGCGCTCGCGCTCCTCGCCATCCTCGCCGTCGCGCGAGGGCAGCAGCAGTACGAGGCCAACGCGCAGACCAATTGCTACGGCAGAAACGGCAGCTCCGTGCTCGGCTACACCTGCAACGCCACCGCTGCGGCCGCCCCCTGCGCCACCTACGTCGTCTTCCGCTCCTCCCCGCCGTACTACGGCACGGCCGTCTCCATCTCCTACCTCCTCGGCTCCGATCCGGCCGCTGTCGCGGACGCCAACGGCGTTCCCACCGTCTCCCCGCTCGCCGACTCCCGCCTCGTGCTCGCGCCTGTCCCCTGCGGCTGCTCTCCGCGCGGCTACTACCAGCACAACTCCAGCCACACCATCCAGTTCCGCGGCGAGACCTACTTCATCATCGCCAACAACACCTACCAGGGCCTCACCACCTGCCAGGCGCTCCTCGCGCAGAACCCCAGGCACGGCAGCCGCGACCTCGTCGCCGGGAACAACCTCACCGTGCCGATCCGCTGCGCGTGCCCCTCGCCGGCACAGGCCGCCGCCGGGGTCAGGCACCTGCTCACCTACCTCGTCATGTGGGGCGACAGCGTCTCGGCCATCGCCGACCGCTTCCGTGTCGACACCCAGGCTGTGCTCCAGGCCAACAACCTCACCGCTAGCGAGATCATATTTCCCTTCACCACTCTGCTCATCCCGCTCAAGAGCGCGCCCACGCCGGACATGCTCGTGTCGcgggcgccgccgcccgcaccagCGCCACCGCAGGCCCAGCAGCCGCCGGCATCTAGCAGCGGGAAGTGGATTGCCGTCGGCGTCGGTGTTGGTGTCGGCGTTCTTGCGCTGGCGGGCCTTATAGGACTGATCTTGTTATGTGTCCGCCGGCGGCGTCCCCGGCCAGGCGTTGGGGAAAGGAGCCGTGGGAGCAAGGTGATTCTCGACGTGCCCTCGTCGGCGGATTACGACGCTCTTGCCTCGGGCAAGCATACATCGTCGGCTATGACGACCTCCTCGTCTTCATCGGCGTTGGTGTCCAGCGACGCGCGCGCGGCGGTGGAGTCTCTGACCGTGTACAAGTATTCCGACCTTGAGAAGGCGACGGCGGGGTTCTCGGAGGACCGGCGGGTCAAGAACGCGTCCGTGTACCGCGCGGAGTTCAACGGCGACGCGGCGGCCGTGAAGCGGGTGGCCGGCGATGTGAGCGGCGAGGTCGGCATCCTGAAGCGCGTGAACCACTCCAGCCTTGTCCGCCTGTCCGGTTTCTGCGTCCACCACGGCGACACCTACCTCGTCTTCGAGTTCGCCGAGAACGGCGCGCTCAGCGACTGGCTCCACGGCGGCGGCGCCACCCTCGTGTGGAAGCAGCGCGTGCAGGCGGCGTTCGACGTTGCCGACGGCCTCAACTACCTCCATCACTACACCAACCCGCCGTGCGTGCACAAGAACCTCAAGAGCAGCAACGTCCTCCTCGACGACGACCTCCGCGCCAAGGTGTCAAGCTTCGCGCTAGCGCGGTCGGTCCCCATGGGCGCCGACGGTGGCGACGCGCAGCTGACCCGCCACGTCGTGGGCACCCAGGGGTACCTGGCCCCGGAGTACCTGGAGCACGGCCTCATCACGCCCAAGCTCGACGTTTTCGCCTTCGGCGTCATCCTCCTCGAGCTGCTGTCCGGGAAGGAGGCGGCATTCGACGGCGGCGACAAAAGGGGGGAGACGCTGCTGTGGGAGTCCGCGGACGGGCTGGTCGTCGACGGCGAGGACGCGCGCGGCAAGGTGCGGGCGTTCATGGACCCGCGGCTGAGCGGCGACTACCCGCTGGACCTCGCCGTCACCGTGGCATCGCTGGCGGTGAGGTGCGTGGCGAGGGAGCCCAGAGGGCGGCCGTCCATGGACGGGGTGTTCGTGACGCTGTCGGCGGTGTACAACTCCACGCTGGATTGGGATCCATCGGATTGCGGCAACTCTCGCTCTTCGATCATGGGGAGATAG